In Kiloniellales bacterium, the genomic window GTCATGACCAGGGCGAAGATGAAGTCGTTCCAGGCGAAGACGAAGGTGAAGACCGCCGTCGCGAAGAGCCCGGTCCTGGCCATGGGGAAGATGACCCGGACCAGCACCTGCCAGCGGGTGCAGCCGTCGACCAGGGCGCTCTCCTCCAGCTCGCGCGGAATATCCTCGATGTAGCCGCGCATCATCCAGATCACGTAGGGCAGGTTGAAGGCGGTGTAGAGCAGGATCAGGCCGTGGTAGGTGTCGACCCAGCCGAGCCAGACGTAGAGCAGGAAGAGCGGAAAGACGATGGCGATCGGCGGGATCATGCGCTGGGAGATGATCCAGACCGCCAGGTTGTCGCCGCCGGTGCGGAAGCGCGCCAGGCTGTAGGCGCAGAGCGTGCCCAGGAACATCGCGAGCGCGGTGCTGACCCCGGCGACGAAAAGGCTGTTCCAGACCGTGACCGCATCGCCGTCGCGGAACAGCACCGCGAAGTTGTCGAACTGGATGCTCGCGGGATACCAGACCGGGGGCGAGGAGAAGATCTCCTCCGGAGTCTTGAAGGAGATCATGAACAGCCAGTAGATCGGGAAGAGGAAGAGGGCGGTCAGCGCCAGCACGGCGGCGTAGCGCAGGGCGAGGCGGCCCACCTTCCTGCGGCCTAGCCGGATCCGCGGCGCCGCGACAACGACCGCGGGCTTGCGCTGCGTCGCGACGCTCATCGGGCGATCTCCATGCGCCGGAGCGCGAGGACCACGGCGAGGGTCAGCAGCAGGATCACCAGGAAGGCGATGGCGCCGGTGTAGCTGGTCTCGAACTGCCGGAAGCCCTGGACGTAGGTGTAGATCGAGATGGTCTCGGTCCGGGTGCCCGGGCCGCCCTGGGTCAGGGCCCAGATCACGTCGAAGATCCGGAAGAGGTCGAGGCCGCGGATCAGCAGCGCGATGGCCATGACCGGCCAGATCGCCGGCAGGATGATCTTGAAGAAGGTCCGGCCGAAGGAGGCGCCGTCGATCTCGGCGGCCTCCAGCAGGCTCCTGTCGACGTTGGACAGCGCCGCCAGGAGGATCAGGAACATGAAGGGGGTCCATTGCCAGATCTCGGCGATGAAGATCGCCGGGTAGACGAACTCGGCCTTGATGGTCCAGAGGATCGGCATGGGCTCGCCGGCGAGCCAGCCGAGCACCTGGTTGATCGGCCCATAGCGGTTGTCGAAGAGCAGGCGCCAGGTCGCGCCGGCGACCACCGGGGCGATCATGGTCGGCAGCACCAGGAGCGCGACGAAGACCTGTCGGCCGGGCAGGCGGTCGAGGAACAGCAGGGCCATCAGCAGGCCGAAGACCAGCTCGATCGGCAGGGCAACGGCCGTGATCAGCAGGGTGTGGCCCAGGGCCTCCCAAAGGCGCGTGTCCTTGAAGAGCGCGCTGTAATGAATCAGGCCGTGGAAGGAGGTGTCCTCCTCCAGCATGGTGATGTTCTGGAAGCTGACCGCCAGTGAGTAGATCAGCGGAAAGATGCCGATGAAGAGCAGCAGCAGTATTGCCGGCGCGACGATCAGGTACTTGAAGCGCCGGTCGGCGAAGAGGCTGACCCGTTCGCCGAGGCTTCGGTCCGACGCGGCGGTGGTCATCGAAGGGCTTTCCCGGACGGGCTTACCCTACGACGATCCAATTCAGCGCTCGGTAGGTGCTGTCCGTATTCTTCCTCCCCCTTGATGGGGGAGGACAAAGGAGGGGGTGGCGGCCGATAGGCCGCGAGACGGATGACCGGGGTCGAGCCCTTTACCGACATTACCCCCCCACCCCAACCCTCCCCCACAAGGGGGGAGGGGGCTTCGGAGCCAAGCCGCGACGAAGGGTGGGGACCTGCAAACCGAGTCATCTGAGCAAGCTCTCGCGCAGGGCGATGGAGGCGGCGCGAGTGCCGCCTCCGGCCTTCAGGCCTCACTTCGGATAGGCGTTGGGCTTGCTGGCCCAGTCGGCATAGGCCGCCTTCTGCTTTTCGACCCCGATCTTCTCGGTCAGGCTGTCCCACTGTGCCGCGGTGTCGTCGAGGATCGCCTTGGCATCCTCGCCGGCCCAGAGCCGTGTGATGGACTGGCGCAGGGCCTCCTCGTACTTGTCGATCTGCAGGATCGAGAGATCGAGAAGGCCGGTGTCGGCACCTTCGCGCAGGGTCTTGAGGTAGTCCGGCGCGTCCTGCCAGCGCGAGAGGTACTCCTTGTTCGTGAAGTGCGACTCCCGGAAAGGATCGCGCAGGGCGTAGGGCAGTTGCACCCGCTGAAGGCTGACCTCTTCGCTGTTGAGCCATTGTATGAAGAGGTAGGCGGCCTCCTTGTTCTTGCTCTTCGAGGAGACCGAGAGCGAGAAGCCGGCGGCGAGCTGCGGCGTGCCGCCGGGCGGCAGCGCATAGCCGACCTTGTCGGCGATTTTCGACTTGGGCACCCAGGACAGGGCCTCCTCCTCGACGCCGTAACCGGCGGCCCAGCGGCCGAAGGGCGGCCAGGAGATGGTCATGGCAATGTCGCCGGCCAGAAAGGAGCTCAGCGCCTCGCCGAAGCCCCAGGACTCGACACCCGGCGGCATGAATTTGTTGTCGTTGCGCATGCCTTCGTAGACCTTGACTCCGATCTCGTTGTTGATCTGGGCTTTCATGGTCTCGGGATCGAAGAAGCGGCCGCCCTCGACCCGGTAGCGCTCCTCGAAGAGCCAGATGCCGTAGGCGGGACCCCGGAACTGGCCGGCGCCGTAGATCTCGGGCGCGTACTTGTCGGTGATGAACTGGCCGATGTCGGCGTATTGCTGCCAGGTCGCCGGTGCGGCCAGGTCGTAGCCGTACTTCGCCTTGAAGGCGGCCTGGTTCTCGGCGTCCTCGAAGAGGTCCTTGCGGTAGTAGAGGACGAAGAGGTCGCCGTCGTCCGGGAAGCCGTAGATCTTGCCGTCGACGGTCATCTGGTTGTCGCGGTAGGTCGGCGCGATCTTCTGCAGCTCCTCGCGGAAGCCGTACTTGTCGACATAGGGGTCGAGCTCCTCCAGCGCACCCGCCTTGACCAGGTCGGGCATCCAGCTCGGGATCACGTTGAGCGCGTCGTAGGCGCCGGTGCCGGCCCGGTGCTCCTGCAGGATCTTGGTGAACATCTCGGCGGTCGGCACCTCGATCACCTTGACCTTGATGCCGGTCAGCTCCTCCCACCTCGGGCCGGAGAAGTTCAGCGGGTCCAGCGACTGCAGGCCGGCTTCCCAAACGATGGAGATCTCGCCTCCGGAATACTGCTTGGCGGCCTCGACTGCGCGCTCGGCGGCGGATTGCGCCCAAGCCGAACTGCCGGCGGAAAAGATGATCGCCGCCGCGGCGGCGAGCGACAGCAGCGCCCTCGTCCCTGTCATGGCTTCCTCCCTGTTGCGCGGCCCGGTTTTCCGGGCTTTCAGGCGGCCCGCCTGACCCCGGACAGCAAGC contains:
- a CDS encoding carbohydrate ABC transporter permease, which produces MSVATQRKPAVVVAAPRIRLGRRKVGRLALRYAAVLALTALFLFPIYWLFMISFKTPEEIFSSPPVWYPASIQFDNFAVLFRDGDAVTVWNSLFVAGVSTALAMFLGTLCAYSLARFRTGGDNLAVWIISQRMIPPIAIVFPLFLLYVWLGWVDTYHGLILLYTAFNLPYVIWMMRGYIEDIPRELEESALVDGCTRWQVLVRVIFPMARTGLFATAVFTFVFAWNDFIFALVMTRSEVTTYPVQVTHYFGAQSNFWAKIAAMSVLGAAPVFVAVAFLQRYLVRGITMGAVKG
- a CDS encoding sugar ABC transporter substrate-binding protein — its product is MTGTRALLSLAAAAAIIFSAGSSAWAQSAAERAVEAAKQYSGGEISIVWEAGLQSLDPLNFSGPRWEELTGIKVKVIEVPTAEMFTKILQEHRAGTGAYDALNVIPSWMPDLVKAGALEELDPYVDKYGFREELQKIAPTYRDNQMTVDGKIYGFPDDGDLFVLYYRKDLFEDAENQAAFKAKYGYDLAAPATWQQYADIGQFITDKYAPEIYGAGQFRGPAYGIWLFEERYRVEGGRFFDPETMKAQINNEIGVKVYEGMRNDNKFMPPGVESWGFGEALSSFLAGDIAMTISWPPFGRWAAGYGVEEEALSWVPKSKIADKVGYALPPGGTPQLAAGFSLSVSSKSKNKEAAYLFIQWLNSEEVSLQRVQLPYALRDPFRESHFTNKEYLSRWQDAPDYLKTLREGADTGLLDLSILQIDKYEEALRQSITRLWAGEDAKAILDDTAAQWDSLTEKIGVEKQKAAYADWASKPNAYPK
- a CDS encoding sugar ABC transporter permease; the encoded protein is MTTAASDRSLGERVSLFADRRFKYLIVAPAILLLLFIGIFPLIYSLAVSFQNITMLEEDTSFHGLIHYSALFKDTRLWEALGHTLLITAVALPIELVFGLLMALLFLDRLPGRQVFVALLVLPTMIAPVVAGATWRLLFDNRYGPINQVLGWLAGEPMPILWTIKAEFVYPAIFIAEIWQWTPFMFLILLAALSNVDRSLLEAAEIDGASFGRTFFKIILPAIWPVMAIALLIRGLDLFRIFDVIWALTQGGPGTRTETISIYTYVQGFRQFETSYTGAIAFLVILLLTLAVVLALRRMEIAR